A genomic window from Salvia miltiorrhiza cultivar Shanhuang (shh) chromosome 5, IMPLAD_Smil_shh, whole genome shotgun sequence includes:
- the LOC130986740 gene encoding UDP-glucuronate 4-epimerase 6, producing the protein MQYHTMTGGGGGGDTSKTTKLERYNSYIRRVNSTKLLQASSKLLFRVTLLVALLLIFFFTLNYPPLSPSSSSDHHHHHLHSANSLLSSAFYGSGAAWEKQVRRSSTPRRPNGFSVLVTGAAGFVGSHCSLALKKRGDGVLGLDNFNPYYDPSLKRARQQLLASHGVYIVDGDINDADLLHKLFDMVPFSHILHLAAQAGVRYAMQNPLSYVNSNIAGFVTLLEVAKAADPQPAIVWASSSSVYGLNTQVPFSESDRTDRPASLYAATKKAGEAIAHTYNHIYGLSMTGLRFFTVYGPWGRPDMAYFFFTKDILQGKGINVYVTQEDKEVARDFTYIDDIVKGCVGALDTAEKSTGKAGKKQAPAQLRVYNLGNTAPVTVGKLVGILESLLGTKAKKHVIKMPRNGDVPYTHANVSQAYRDFAYKPATDLAAGLTKFVKWYVGYYGIQSRVKKEIHVHADD; encoded by the coding sequence ATGCAATATCACACAATgacaggcggcggcggcggcggcgacacGAGCAAGACGACGAAGCTGGAGCGATACAACAGCTACATCCGGCGCGTGAACAGCACGAAGCTGCTCCAAGCCTCTTCGAAGCTCCTCTTCCGCGTGACCCTTTTGGTTGCCCTCctcctcatcttcttcttcacccTCAACTACCCTCCCCTCtccccctcctcctcctccgaccaccaccaccaccacctccattcCGCCAACAGCCTCCTCTCCTCCGCCTTCTACGGCAGCGGCGCCGCCTGGGAGAAGCAGGTCCGCCGCTCCTCCACCCCCCGCCGCCCCAACGGCTTCTCCGTCCTGGTCACCGGCGCCGCCGGGTTCGTAGGTTCCCACTGCTCCCTGGCCCTCAAGAAGCGCGGCGACGGCGTCCTCGGCCTTGACAACTTCAATCCCTACTACGACCCCTCCCTGAAGCGCGCGCGGCAGCAGCTCCTGGCCTCCCACGGCGTGTACATCGTGGACGGCGACATCAACGACGCCGACCTCCTCCACAAGCTGTTCGACATGGTCCCCTTCAGCCACATCCTCCACCTGGCCGCGCAGGCCGGCGTCCGGTACGCCATGCAGAACCCCCTCTCCTACGTGAACTCCAACATCGCCGGCTTCGTGACCCTCCTGGAGGTGGCGAAGGCCGCCGATCCCCAGCCCGCCATCGTGTGGGCCTCGTCCAGCTCCGTCTACGGCCTCAACACCCAGGTCCCCTTCTCCGAGTCCGACCGCACCGACCGCCCCGCCAGCCTCTACGCCGCCACGAAGAAAGCCGGCGAGGCCATCGCGCACACCTACAACCACATCTACGGCCTCTCCATGACCGGGCTCCGATTCTTCACGGTGTACGGGCCGTGGGGGCGGCCCGACATGGCCTACTTCTTCTTCACCAAGGACATCCTGCAGGGCAAGGGGATCAACGTGTACGTGACGCAGGAGGACAAGGAGGTGGCGCGTGACTTCACCTACATCGACGACATCGTGAAGGGCTGCGTCGGGGCGCTCGACACGGCCGAGAAGAGCACGGGCAAGGCCGGGAAGAAGCAGGCCCCCGCGCAGCTAAGGGTCTACAACCTCGGCAACACGGCCCCCGTGACGGTCGGGAAGCTCGTCGGGATACTCGAGTCACTGCTCGGGACCAAGGCCAAGAAGCACGTCATCAAGATGCCCCGAAACGGCGACGTTCCGTACACACACGCTAATGTGAGCCAGGCCTATAGGGACTTCGCCTACAAGCCCGCCACCGACCTCGCTGCCGGCCTCACCAAGTTCGTCAAGTGGTACGTTGGGTATTACGGGATCCAGTCCAGGGTAAAAAAGGAAATTCACGTGCACGCCGATGATTAA